One stretch of Eretmochelys imbricata isolate rEreImb1 chromosome 1, rEreImb1.hap1, whole genome shotgun sequence DNA includes these proteins:
- the LOC144259621 gene encoding uncharacterized protein LOC144259621, whose protein sequence is MYTFRSAALLWGTRMAPQYANTFMADLEQRFLSSRPLTSLLYLRYIDDIFIIWTHGKEALEEFHHDFNNFHPTINLSLVQSTQEIHFLDITVLINNGHINTTLYRKPTDRYSYPHASSFHPDHTTRSIVYSQALRYNRICSNPSDRDKHLQDLYQAFLQLQYPPAEVKKHIDRARRVPRSHLLQDRPNKENNRTPLAVTFCPHLKPLQRIIKDLQPILKDDPTHSQILGDRPVLAYRQSPNLKQILTNNHTPHNRTTNPGTYPCNKARCQLCPHIYSGDTITGPNNISHTIRGSFTCTSTNAIMCQQCPSAMYIGQTGRG, encoded by the exons atgtataccttcagatcggcggcactgctatggggtacccgcatggccccacagtatgccaacacttttatggctgatttagaacaacgcttcctcagctctcgtcccctaacgtccctactctacttgcgctatattgatgacatcttcatcatctggacccatggaaaagaagcccttgaggaattccaccatgatttcaacaatttccatcccaccatcaacctcagcctggtccagtccacacaagagatccacttcctggacattacagtgctaataaacaatggtcacataaacaccaccctataccggaaacctactgaccgctattcctacccacatgcctccagctttcaccctgaccacaccacacgatccatcgtctacagccaagctctgcgatacaaccgcatttgctccaacccctcagacagagacaaacacctacaagatctctatcaagcgttcttacaactacagtacccacctgcggaagtgaagaaacatattgatagagccagaagagttcccagaagtcacctattacaggacaggcctaacaaagaaaataacagaacgccactagccgtcaccttctgcccccatctaaaacccctccaacgcattattaaggatctacaacctatcctgaaggatgacccaacacactcacaaatcttgggagacaggccagtccttgcctacagacagtcccccaacctgaagcaaatactcaccaacaaccacacaccacacaacagaaccactaacccaggaacctatccttgcaacaaagcccgttgccaactgtgcccacatatctattcaggggacaccatcacagggcctaataacatcagccacactatcagaggctcgttcacctgcacatccaccaacgccatcatgtgccagcaatgcccctctgccatgtacattggtcagactggacg tggctaa